From the Manis pentadactyla isolate mManPen7 chromosome 15, mManPen7.hap1, whole genome shotgun sequence genome, the window ACTTACAGTGACAGCACTGGGCCTGCTGCCCACAGCCCTCTCCAGGCCCATCAGTGGACTAGAAAAACTTGGATTCATATTCCTCAGCTTTATCGAGGAGCTCTGGGGAACAGCCCTTTGGCTGGACTCATTGCTGTCCCAAGTGAAATAGAATTTCTGTCATAAAAGGAGGGGGGAGTAGGTGCGGGGGGCAGCTCCTGAACCCTGGGATGAGCCCCGTTGTAGAAGGGTCACTCACGCTTCTGAGGTGAGAATATGAGGGCAGTGGGGGCTCCAGAAGGGCCCAGCATCGTGGCTTTGTCTGCTGGCAGTCTGCCTggcccccacctcctcccacaaCTTACCCTGGGATCTTAGATTCTAAGTTCAAGCCCCACAGCCTGGCTCTCCAGCGACAGTGTACAGAAGCAGGCCTGTGTGTATGTCGCTCCCTCAGTAGCATGTCTGCCCAGAGAACCCCACTCATCTTTGAGACTTAATTCTGATCTCTTCTTCTCTGACCCAGGCAGAACTTAGAACTTGTACCCAAATAGATCTCAGTTTCCATCCTGGGACTAGTGTGACCTTAGAGAACTCATGTCACCTCGCTGAGCCTGTTGCCCATCCATTTTGCTGCTACCCAGTGCTCTGGCTCAGTGCTGGTCTGCTAGgcagtgctcagtaaatggtagtTGTTAGTCATCAGTCAGTCACAATTATTTAGTGAGTGCCTGCTGCATGCCAGACACTGTTGTAGGCTGTGGCTACAGCAGAAACGCAGGGAAATACTGCCCCGTGGGGCTGACACCATCACATCACCAGCCCTCCCTGGTGCTCAGGCCACCTTGGCCCTCCCTCCATCATAGATGGCCTGTTGTTGCTGGGTGTCACACACCTTCGCCCCTGGGGAGGTCAGATTTTTCAGAATCACAGCTCACAGTTCTTTTCTCCTGGCTCTGCAGCTGCGGGGGCCCAGCAACTGCggccccctcctgccccagcccaatGTACAGAGGCGGACCTGGCCTGGCCCAGACCCATCGCCTCTGTGACCAGCCACTTTCTCGACCCCCAACTCTAGGGTGGGTTCCCCATCCAGTTATCTAGATTTAGGCTGTCCGGTTCTTTCTCCCCACTCTGTATCAGTTTCCTATTGCTATTGTAACAAATTATGGCAAATttactggcttaaaacaactCACATTTATCCTCTGTAAGTTAGAAGTCCAAAATGGATCTCTCGGGCTTCATTCCTACTGGCGACTCTGGGGGAGAATCCATCTGTTGcccttttccagcttccagaggccacgtgcattccttggcttatggccccttcctccaccctCACAGCTGGCTGCCCATTGTCTCTCAGCATTCTTCTGCCATCACACctccctcttctgcctccctATTCCACTTAAGGACCCTCGTCATGACATTTAGGGCCCATGCAGATAATTGAGGACAATCTCCCCATCTTGATGGGGTTGTTTGATTTAATCACAGCCGCAAGGTTCCTTTTGTCATGTAAGGTTGCATATGCACAGGTTCCTGGGCTGGGGCTTGAACATGTGTGGGAGCCATTATTCTGTCTGCCCTACACAGCCCCCTCATATCCTCCTTAATCCCCCCTTTCTTCTTGGTCCAAGGCTGAGGTCTCCCCATATTCATTCCCAAACACCCCTGTTCTGGATAcctaagggaaggagaggaatggggtgggggagagtcCAGGGCTCAGAAACAAGGGCCCCTCCCCTCAGCCATGCTGGCCTCCTGCTGCCGTGGCCCCACCCCAGTTCTCTGCTagcttctccctctgtctccGGGGCACCTTGGTTACCCCGACCCCTTTGCTGATGCTCCAGCCCTGCTGTCTTCTCTCCATAGCACTTGGCCCCTTCTAGCACACTGCGTAATTTCTCTGATGTTTGTTGTTTTCCTGACTGTCACCCCTGCTGGAATGTAAGCTCCACGTACACAACCCCATGAGAGCAGGGATTCCCTGTCTCTTTCATAGCCATATTCCAGGACTTTGAACAGTGCCTGTATGTGGTAGGTGCTCAGAAGTATATGTATGAGTGAACATGGTACTGCAAAGAATTTTACTCTGACTGCCTCCCCGGGCAGtgggccttttttctctctgtgtgttttCATCACTGTACAAAGAGCAGAGCTGAGTAAATAAGTTAGAAAATAAAGGTAAGATGAGGAGTGGCAAAGGAACTGGAGATGGAGGTAAGGTTAACAGACCTGAGTGAAGTTGGCTGTGGCAGCAGAGAACCAAGGTCCTCAAAGCAGGGGGCTGGGAGGTGTCTAGGTAGGAATTTAGGGTTGCTCTGCAGTTCCCCTGGGCTATGAAACTGGCAGATGTGGTatcaaaaatgggcaaatgtaGGCTCCTTTGCCAGTAACTTTCTCGGTGACCTCGCAGCAGCATCTTGGCACTGCAGGCCTCAGGTTCCATGTGGGTGGACAGACTGCAAATGTGGCCATGCTGTGGCTGTTCAGTCCTGCACCCCTCTGCCTTTTCCAGGAAGAGCACACTTCTGTTTctggtcctccctgcttcccCCTTCCAGCCCCCCAGCACTCAGCTTCTCTTTTAGGAAGGCTCACCCCTTTGGTAAAAGTGGAAATGCTTGTATCAGAGCTCATAGTAGTGTGTATTGGTTCAGCCACATGTGTGAGAATCTGCCAAAGTCCTAGTTGTCACTGGCTTTGTTAACCAGGACAGACCCTGTAGAACTATCACTTCATTGTGGTGCAAACTTACACATTTCCCAAACTGGGGttctctcttctctgtccccAGAGTCCTGGCTCCAGGCTCAGGGACTTGGCTTGGACCATCACCTCAGCCTCCAGCCTCAACCCCTCCATCCATCCCTCACATACCTATCTGGCCTTGTTAGTCCTTCCAACCCCTTAAAATCCCTCTGTGGCTCCCTCAAAATAAAGTCTATGCCATTAGCGTGGCATTTCTCTACCAACTTCTCCTATCACATCACATGGCACTATACACTGTACAGTGTGGTCAGGGTCCCCAAGGCCAGCCTCAGGTTCAGTGATTAGCTGgaaggactcacagaactcagcaaAGCTATTAGACTCCACATTAtgccaaaaggaaagagatttaaatCAACAGAGCTAAGAGGTGCACAAGGCAGAGTTGAGGAGAGACCATATGAGCTTCTAGTTGTCCCTTCCTGTGGAGTCACATGAACAGCACTTAACACTCCCAGAAACAATGTGTGACAATGTATGTGGTATATTAGCCACCAAGCTCACATGAGCCTTGGTGTCCAGGATTTTTATTAGGAGTCGGCCACATAGGAGCATCTCTGTGACTGTACTTTGTtactcaatctccagcccctgtGGAGGTCAAGCTGTTACCATGTGCCCCAAGTCCTCACCATAAAGACCTCCTTCATCGGGCAGGATACTCCAAGGGCTTGGAGGTTATCCTGCAAGAACCAGGCAAGCACCAGTCCTTTCTTTGGAATGGGTAGAGTCTGCACAACCCAGGCCTACTGAGTCAACCTTTACTGTACCCACATGTACACAACTCTCTCCAGCCAAATCTCTTAGCAGCCCAGAGACAGCTGCTGATTCAGCCTCTTTCTGCCTtcacccaggcccttcccctgcCGGTGCAGCCCCTCTCCTCTGGCTTGACCCCGAGTCCTTCAACATTTAACCCAGGCATCAGCTTCCCGGAGCCCAGGCTCCAGTGACAGACATGTCCCTGCTCCCATGGCATGTGGCCCAGCCCTGTGGCTACGTGAGCCCTGGAACTGAAGCTGATGTTGTGGAATCTCTAGCTGCCTTGAGGGCAGGGCCCATGGCGTAGgttacctctctgggcctcactcttctcatttgtaaaaaagAGCTGCTTTTAGGAGTGAGTGAGCAGTAAAACATCTGAGCACATAGCACAGGACTGGATCAATGTGTGTTGGCTGTCAGTAGTTCCCTGGCCTCTGTGGTACTGGAAACAATTGAGGCGTTAAGTAAACGGTGAACCTTTAAACCAGACAAGCCCCCACagaacattgtttttcttatagttttttaatagctttttatAAATGCTCCTCTGGGGAAATTCAGCTCCAACTTATTAATAGCAAACGCTCTTTTGATCTGAGGTCTTGAGAGCTGAGACACATAGGTATAGCTGTTTGGGGGCTTTTGGCTGCTAGCAGGGACAAACCCGGCTTGACGTGGCTCTAGAGGGAGGAGGCGTGCTCTCTGACAAGAGAAGGGGTCTGGTGCACACAGGGCATCCAGTCATCTTGGGGGCTCAGTCACTTGATGTGGCAGGAGCGAGACCTTTCTCAGAAGGGCCCCTGGAGGAGCTTTGTAAAAATAGCAAGACTGGGATCCTGCCCCCAGAGAGACTGTATTCTTGCCCTGGCAGCAGTGTGCCTTTGAACCCTCCCAGGTGGTTCTGCTGGGCAGCCAGCTGAGGTCTGCCACCAGGGTCATCTCCCCAGAGCACACAACTGTGCATGAGGAGGCCATGGAGACGGGGCGGGGGTGGCAGGGATAGCTGCAGTCGGTTTCCTTTGACTCAGAGGGGATTCCCTGAGGACACTTTGAGAAATAAAAGTGGGCCTGAAGAAAGGAGAGGGAATTGGAAACACTTGTGGGTGTCTTCTCTGGGCCAGGCACTTGGCTTCTAAATTGTGACCTTGCTTATTCACAGTGGGAGAGGATTGTCCTCCTccttacaggtggggaaactgaggctttgggAGGCTCAGGAGTAACTTGCCCCAGGACTCCCAGCTAGCTAGTGGCAGAAGCAGAATTCAAGCCCAGAGGTTTACATCTGGAGACCCAGCTTTGTGCCTGAAAACAAGGAGGTGTCTTGCAGCTGTTTTGGATGAAGGGAAAATAAGATATGAGGGTGCTGGGTGGAAGCTAGGGGCACTGCGCAGTGGCCACGCCACAGAACAGGGTAGGTTGCCCTGTCACCAGATGGACCCGTTTTTGATTGCATAGAAATAAAGAGGGATTTGCAGTGCAAAGACCAGGGTTCAGGGCCCACCATGGGGTGAGAGCGGACAGGTTGCCTCAGACTGAGCCTCTCCCTGAGCTGCGTATGGGCCCGCATCCTGACTTCCCTGTGGATGGTTTGCAGGTGGCTGAGGGTCTGGATGAGGAGAGTGTGCGCAGCCCAGGCGGGGCCCACCAGCCGCCCAGGAACCCCGTGGTCTACATTGGCTGCTTTGTCACACAGCCTGGGCAGCGGCAGCCAACCGTGAATTCATGTTAACCTTGAGGTCAGCCATGACCTCCAGGTCTTTCTCGTGAGAACTTCATCACAGCTGGGTGTTCACAGCCCTGCCTGCGCTTCCTTCTCGTTAGTCCCCAGCTTCCAGAGGCCCTCCCGCAAAGTGCATGCACGTGGCGGCAGTGAGCACCTCGGGTGCCCGGCACATGTGGTCTGTGCTTTGGTGCAGCAGCTGCGCCCCACCTTTCCTGATGAGGGAACTGAGTCTTGGAGAGACTTGCTGTCCCTTGTTTGATATCAGAGTCCTCAGGAGTCACCGGGTCACACATCTGTCAGACACTTTCTACTTCCCAATTCTCAAAATGGTCaccaacttagtggcttaaaacaatgcaaaCTTGCTCTAACAGtttgaggtcagaagtccaaaatcagtccCACTGGCTAAAATCAGTGTGTCATCAGGGCTGGATCCTTCTGGAGCCTCTAGGGGAGAACTGGTTTCCTGGCCTTTTCTAAGGCTGCCCACGTTCTGTGGCTCGTGGCCCCTCTCTGTCTCCAGAGCCAAGGTGCGCCACTCCATTCTGCTTCCCTCAGCACAGGGTCTTCTCGTCAGACCTTCCTCTGCCTCTGTTTTATAAGGACATTCGTGATGACATTCTGGGCCCACAGtttaatccaggataatctcccctgGCATCTGAAAGTTCTTTATCCAAGTACAGTAACATAtcccaggttccagggattaggacgtgGGCATTTTGGGAGGGCCATGTCTCTGTTGTGGCCTCCCACGTCGACTCCACTGGGAACTGTTTAGTGCTCCCGCTGCCTGCAGGGTGAGACTGAGCCCTCAGACGCCCCTCCAGGCCTGGTGACGTTTTTTCCCCGTGCTGCTTTCCAACCCTCTTTCTCCAGagtttttttgtttcccttacaaGTCGTGCTCGGTGTATGACCATTTACCTAAAAACACCTCTATCCAGCATGCCTCTTGACCCTTTCCTCACCTCACcaagtaacattttattttccagcCAACAGATGGCTGTGCTCAGGTTTTTCTCAGAAATTACACAAATCCAGTCACCTTAAACTGAATGGGGACATGCTGGCTCATGGAGCTTCTGGGGAAGATGGTGGGGCCAGTAAGCACGACTAGGTTCTTCTGAAtgtgctctgtctccctctctcctttgttcttctctctGGTGGTAGCCCGTTGTCTCCAGCTGCAGAGTGCTGAATCCCCCAGGTGTGCATTCTCTGCCCTGCACCTGCAGGTGAAGGAGGCCTCTTCCTCTggagggaaatcccagggcaggTCTATGGTTGTTTGCCTCTGGTTTTGTCTTCTTGAGCCAATCACTGTGGCCAGGGGCACCCAGCACTCTGAACACTTGGGTCTCATGCCCACCCCTGGGTTAGAAGAAGGGTCCAGCATGCCTTCCATCCTCCTAAATGGTGAGTAGTGTGCACAGAAGGGGCCTTTGGTGCCCAGGGCTCTGCAATACAGCTCAGCTTCCAGGACTCATCTCTCTGAGGTCCAGAAGGCTGGGCAGAGCCCCCTTGGACCAgtccgcacacacacacacctgcttaCAGCCagcaggggaggctggggagcaggTCCTAAAGGCATCATGTGGGTGCTTCTAATCCTGCTTGCCAGAAGTGCCTTCGATCCGACCTGCTCGGGGGCTGGGTCAGCATGGGTGCCTGCTCTTCAGCCATCTCCTCAGGACCCCAGGTGCCCCCTTGTGCTGGCCATGGCCTTGCACATCCCCAGCACGTCTTGCTCTGAGCCCCTGACCCCAGGGCATGGGCTTGTGCTTCTGGATCCTTTTTGCCTAGTTTAGCAGGGCCTGGGCAGGTTACCCAGCAGGAAGAGGCAGGATGGCCGCATATTGTCACTGTCCAGTCCCGCCGCCCTCTGGACCAAGCTCCATCATGCCACTGAGTTGCCTTTCCCAAACTGCCATCTGATATGTCACTTATTTGGCTTTAAACATCTTCCCAAAGGTTGCAGAAGCCAACAGATTTGCTTTGAGAACCAGAGTAGCTGCTACCACCTGAGTCTGGAACCATGAGTGGGTTTAACTTTGGCGGCACTGGGGCCTCCACAGGTGGGTTCACATTTGGAACTGCAAAGACGACAGCAGCCACACCAGCCATCGGCATTTCTTTCTCTACGTCTGGCACTGGCGGGTTTAATTTTGGAGCTCCTTCCCAGCCAGCTGTGAGTGCCCCTTCCACCGGCCTGTTCTCACTTGCCACCCAAGCTCCAACGACGCAGACCCCGGCATTCAGTTTTGGAACCACAGCTCCTGCTGCAGGCGGAACGGGATTCTCCTTAGGGATCAGCACTCCAAAGCAAACCTTGAGCAGTGCGGCCTCCGCCCCAACCACCGGGCACCCTGGCGGCTTCGGGCTGGGCAGCAGCGCCCTCAGCAACGCCATCTCCAGCACCGTCACCTCCACCCAGGGCACAGCACCCACCGGCTTTGTGTTTGGCTCCAGCACCACGTCTGCTGCTCCATCCACGACCCCCGGCGGGTTCTCCTTCACAGGTGTGAGCGCACCCCAGCCCGGGGTCTCTGGTTTCAGTCTCGGCCCTGTGGGCACTTCCACCCAGTCCACAGCACTTGCTGGGTTGCCCTTCACTCCAGCCACTCCGGCAGCCACTGGAACAGGAGCCACACAACCAGCTGCTCCAGCACCCACTGCTACCACCACCAGTGCTGGGCCCACGCTCTTTACCTCACTAGCAACTGCCCCAACATCGTCCTCTACCACCGGGCTCTCCCTCTGTGCCCCAGCAACCACAGCAGGAGCTGCCGGAGCTGGGACCCTGGGCTTCAGCTTAAAGGCCCCTGGGGCATCTTCCACCGCCTCCACAGCAGcgtccaccaccaccaccaccaccacctcctcctcctccagctttGCCTTGAATATAAAGCCGCTGGCAGCAGCTGGGATCCCCAGCAACACACAGGCTGCCGTGACCGCTCCACCTGGCCCCAGTGCAACCACAGGGCCATCTGCCAGTCCTACAATGACCTACGCCCAGCTCGAGAGTCTGATTAACAAGTGGAGCCTCGAGCTGGAGGACCAGGAGCGACACTTCTTGCAGCAAGCCACGCAGGTCAATGCCTGGGACCGCACGCTGATCGAGAATGGGGAGAAAATCACCACCCTCCACCGCGAGGTAGAGAGGGTAAAGCTGGACCAGAAGAGGCTGGACCAAGAGCTTGACTTCATCCTTTCTCAGCAGAAGGAGCTAGAAGATCTGCTGAGCCCACTGGAGGAGTCAGTCAAGGAGCAGAGCGGGACCATCTACCTGCAGCATGCCGACGAGGAGCGCGAGAAAACCTACAAGCTGGCCGAGAACATCGATGCGCAGCTGAAGCGCATGGCCCAGGACCTCAAGGACATCATCGAGCACCTGAACACGTCTGGAGGCCCTGCGGACACCAGTGACCCGCTGCAGCAGATCTGCAAGATCCTCAACGCGCACATGGACTCGCTGCAGTGGGTGGACCAGAACTCGGCCCTGCTGCAGAGAAAGGTGGAGGAGGCGACCCGGCTGTGCGAGGGGCGGCGCAAGGAGCAGGAGCGCAGTGTCCGCATCACGTTCGACTGAGTTCCAGCACCTTGGGCCGCGGGGGATCGGAGGCGCCCAGGTATTGCCCAGTTGTGTTGTAGTGAAATCTTTGTTTGTAATTATTGtactattgagagaactgttcTGTGGCTTGGCTTTCCCATTAGAATAGAAGGTATTGGGGTGCCCTGGGCCAGGGACTGAAGTAGGTGTGGTTCCTCTGTGTatcttttatgtcctgtgactgCCACCCACCTCATCCTTCTCACTGCAGTCAAGTGCTGATGCCCCGAGAACCATCCTGCCTCCCAGCCGGGGTTTGCTGGGTGGCCACTCTGTCGTAGGTGCCTTGAACAAAGACTAAAGTTAAAAGAATCTCTGTCCTCGAGGAGCTGCAGCCTGGTATGTGGAAATTCACCACCAGTACCAAGCCTTGACTTGTGAATAGAAGAGACAGTGGGATGTAGCGTTTcagaggaggaaggacaggtCAGCAAGGGACTTGAACAGGGTGTTGAGAAAGGACAGGCTCCCACCAGAGTCCTTCCCTTTGCCTAGTTGACACCCCTCCTTGGCCTCCAGAGCTGGGTCAGATCCACACACCACACTGAGCTTACCTCTGGTAACCCTTGCCATGTTGTATTGTGCCAACTGTTTGCTCCTCTGCCTGCCATTAGATTGTGAGCCCCTGTGGGCAGGGACTATTTCTCGTTCTGTGTCCTCAGCACAGTTGCTGTCACatttttttgaaagaatgaaCAGTGGAGATGAAACCCAGCATAAAATGCTAGTCCACAGGATGCCTGCTGACATCACCACGGAGGCAGCCACACGCTCGTTCTGAACTTCCCGATGCCAAAGCAGACCGAGTCAGTTAAAGCAAGCTCCACGGTGCCCAGAGGCAGGGGCCAGCCAGTGAATCCCAACTGTCTTCTGTATCTGTCTTTACACTTTGCTGCACTCTGAAACCCCTGTGACTATGTTGCTTTCctaaataaaattcatttgtgGAACAAAAAAACTGCCTTTAATTTGGAAAACGTAGAAGGTTGAGTGAAAAGAGCAGGTTTCAGAAAACTATTATATTATCAAGTGGGTTGCTGTTTGGACTCAAACAAGCAAAAGCAATGGTACACTGTTAAGGCACACGCACGTGCGCACAGGTTTGTGTCGTGGGTTCCTCTGGTGCTGACGGCAGAAGAGGAACACATGGGGGACCTGTTAAAGGTGATGTCCTTAGTTAAATCTCACAATACATACAAACGCCAAGTCACCTGTCACCATCCCTAAGGCATTAGCTCAGTGGCCCCGGGGGCCATCAGCAGCACTTCTCCCCTCACCTGGGCCTGGATGGAGGGTTCTGGTTGTGCTTCAACAGTGGAGGACAGGCAAAGCTGGGGTGCAAATTCCTGCCGAATGATTTCCAGATACCGGCTGCTGTCCTGTGTCTGCCCTCAGCCCTTGGGTCCTCCCTCAGCCTCTGCCACACTGAGCCCTCATTTGGCTAAGGAGTGCCAAAAGCTTGTTCCTGGAGATTTTCGGTCCAGTTTCCCAAAGTTGTGATCATGAGTCATTTCCTTGCATCTTGGGCTGTCAGGGACACGTGTCCTGTCCAAGCAGAAGCCATGGTAGAAGGAAGGGAACCTAGAGGAGGGAAACCCCAAAAACCCTACAGCTTCTCTCAAAGCTCCCCCCGCTACAGTGGCCCTTGGTGCAACCAGAGGCTTGTCTTCTAGGACCCGTATCTGAcccctccagggaggggagatgagaggagggaggagagatggGGCGGCCTGAGTCCCCTTAGAAAGTAGGAAGTTGTTTGTATTTTACCTACATTCATCTATCCAGCATCCATTTTTGGAGCCCCTGCTACAGGCCAGATGCTGATCCGCCATTGGGATTATGAAGACGGAACAGTGTTTCTCTGCCCACAGGGAGAATCGCTGGCAGGACCCATACATGATACAATTTTTCAACCTACTCCGCCTTCTGATGGCACAGCCCAGGAGGCCTACGGATGGAT encodes:
- the NUP62 gene encoding nuclear pore glycoprotein p62 is translated as MSGFNFGGTGASTGGFTFGTAKTTAATPAIGISFSTSGTGGFNFGAPSQPAVSAPSTGLFSLATQAPTTQTPAFSFGTTAPAAGGTGFSLGISTPKQTLSSAASAPTTGHPGGFGLGSSALSNAISSTVTSTQGTAPTGFVFGSSTTSAAPSTTPGGFSFTGVSAPQPGVSGFSLGPVGTSTQSTALAGLPFTPATPAATGTGATQPAAPAPTATTTSAGPTLFTSLATAPTSSSTTGLSLCAPATTAGAAGAGTLGFSLKAPGASSTASTAASTTTTTTTSSSSSFALNIKPLAAAGIPSNTQAAVTAPPGPSATTGPSASPTMTYAQLESLINKWSLELEDQERHFLQQATQVNAWDRTLIENGEKITTLHREVERVKLDQKRLDQELDFILSQQKELEDLLSPLEESVKEQSGTIYLQHADEEREKTYKLAENIDAQLKRMAQDLKDIIEHLNTSGGPADTSDPLQQICKILNAHMDSLQWVDQNSALLQRKVEEATRLCEGRRKEQERSVRITFD